In Rutidosis leptorrhynchoides isolate AG116_Rl617_1_P2 chromosome 2, CSIRO_AGI_Rlap_v1, whole genome shotgun sequence, one genomic interval encodes:
- the LOC139893506 gene encoding laccase-4-like: MASWVGSVMIFLAVVCLFLTTVEPKVRHYNFNVVMKNFTRLCGTKPIVTVNGMFPGPTLYAREDDTVIVKLVNNAPYNITIHWHGIRQLRSGWSDGPAYVTQCPIQTGQTYVYNFTITGQRGTLLWHAHITWLRATVHGAIVILPKHGVPYPFPKPDHEKIIVLGEWWKSDADAVMNQWMQTGLPPNVSDAHTINGFPGPVPNCTTSKGYTLHVESGKTYLIRLINAALNEDLFFKVAKHQFTVVEVDACYVKPFETDTMYIAPGQTTTALLTANQKVGKYMMAISPFMDTSVAVDNLTDISTVRYKNTKTYTPTTFSAVPAKNATPETFQFIDALKSLNSPKYPALVPLNIDHSLLFVVGVGVNPCATCSSGNRVVASINNVTFVMPTTPLLQAYYYNISGVFTDDFPGTPVMPYNYTGNVTTMNMQTKNGTRVYRLAYNSTVQVVLQGNAVVAPESHPIHLHGFNFFVVGKGSGNFDPVNDPNTFNLVDPVERNTLNVPTAGWAAIRFRADNPGVWFLHCHLEVHTTWGLKMAFLVENGEGPNESIMPPPKDLPTC, from the exons ATGGCAAGTTGGGTCGGTTCAGTTATGATTTTTTTAGCTGTCGTCTGCTTGTTTCTGACTACGGTTGAGCCAAAAGTTAGGCATTACAATTTTAAT GTTGTGATGAAGAATTTTACTAGGTTGTGTGGAACTAAGCCAATCGTTACTGTAAATGGAATGTTTCCGGGGCCAACTCTGTACGCCAGAGAAGACGACACAGTTATTGTTAAACTAGTGAACAACGCGCCTTACAACATTACGATCCATTG GCATGGAATCCGCCAACTACGAAGTGGGTGGTCAGACGGGCCAGCTTATGTGACCCAGTGCCCCATACAGACGGGCCAAACCTATGTCTACAATTTCACCATCACGGGCCAAAGAGGTACACTTCTTTGGCATGCACATATCACGTGGCTAAGAGCAACGGTGCATGGCGCCATTGTCATTTTACCTAAACATGGTGTTCCTTACCCGTTCCCTAAACCAGATCACGAAAAAATCATTGTTCTAG GTGAATGGTGGAAATCGGACGCTGATGCTGTCATGAACCAATGGATGCAAACCGGTTTGCCACCTAATGTATCTGATGCACACACCATCAATGGCTTTCCAGGTCCAGTGCCAAACTGCACCACTTCTAAAG GGTACACGTTACACGTTGAATCTGGTAAAACATACTTGATACGTTTAATTAACGCTGCACTGAACGAGGATTTGTTTTTCAAAGTTGCGAAACATCAATTTACGGTCGTCGAAGTTGATGCTTGTTATGTGAAGCCGTTCGAAACGGATACTATGTATATCGCTCCAGGTCAAACCACAACTGCGCTCTTAACCGCAAATCAAAAAGTTGGCAAGTATATGATGGCCATTTCGCCTTTCATGGACACCAGTGTTGCAGTTGACAACCTAACCGATATATCAACAGTACGTTACAAAAATACTAAAACGTATACACCGACTACTTTCTCTGCTGTTCCAGCTAAAAACGCCACCCCGGAGACATTTCAATTCATTGATGCTCTTAAAAGTTTGAATTCCCCAAAGTACCCTGCGTTGGTCCCACTAAATATCGACCACTCGTTGTTATTTGTTGTTGGGGTCGGGGTTAACCCGTGTGCTACTTGCAGTAGCGGAAACAGAGTTGTGGCGAGCATTAACAATGTTACTTTTGTGATGCCCACCACACCTTTGCTTCAagcgtattattataatataagcgGGGTTTTTACTGATGATTTTCCTGGTACTCCGGTTATGCCTTACAACTATACTGGTAATGTTACGACAATGAATATGCAAACAAAAAACGGGACTAGAGTTTACAGGTTGGCGTATAATTCTACTGTTCAAGTTGTGCTGCAAGGTAACGCGGTTGTTGCACCAGAGAGTCACCCGATACATCTTCATGGGTTCAATTTTTTTGTGGTAGGAAAGGGAAGTGGTAATTTTGACCCAGTGAATGACCCAAATACATTTAATCTGGTTGATCCTGTTGAGAGAAACACTCTTAATGTACCAACTGCTGGTTGGGCTGCCATAAGATTCCGGGCAGATAATCCAG GCGTATGGTTTTTGCACTGTCATTTGGAAGTCCACACGACATGGGGTTTAAAGATGGCGTTTTTGGTGGAGAACGGTGAAGGACCAAATGAGTCAATAATGCCACCACCAAAGGACCTCCCGACATGCTAG
- the LOC139893507 gene encoding signal peptidase complex subunit 2-like: MTTTTVNETTTTVSPTKKTNLLDHHSIKHLLDETVTEIVTNRGYNEDVRMSNVRLLIGSIIIIIALFAQFYNKKFPDNKNFLIGCIVLYVVFNGILQLVVYTKEKNAFLFTYPPSGSAYNSTGLMISSKLPRFSDMYTLTIASADPKSISAKPTVEFTKSVTTWFTKDGVLVEGLFWKDVEALINNYANAKDNKKSK, from the exons ATGACGACGACGACGGTAAATGAAACCACCACTACCGTTTCTCCTACCAAAAAAACAAATCTGCTAGATCATCACTCCATCAAACACTTACTCGATGAAACTGTCACTGAG ATCGTTACTAATCGCGGTTACAACGAAGATGTGCGAATGAGTAACGTTAGATTGTTGATCGGATCGATCATTATAATCATTGCTCTGTTTGCTCAATTTTACAATAAGAAGTTTCCagataacaaaaattttctcattgGATGCATTGTGTT GTATGTGGTATTTAATGGGATATTGCAGCTGGTAGTCTACACCAAGGAAAAGAATGCGTTTTTGTTTACTTATCCTCCTTCA GGCTCTGCTTATAACAGCACTGGCTTGATGATATCTTCTAAGTTACCCCGATTTTCTGACATGTACACTCTCACAATAGCTAGCGCTGATCCAAAATCTATTTCTGCAAAGCCAACTGTCGAGTTCACCAAAAGCGTCACCACATG GTTCACGAAGGACGGGGTGTTGGTGGAAGGGCTTTTTTGGAAAGATGTTGAGGCCCTAATTAACAACTATGCTAATGCTAAAGATAACAAGAAGAGCAAGTAA